In Sphaeramia orbicularis chromosome 12, fSphaOr1.1, whole genome shotgun sequence, the following proteins share a genomic window:
- the hmgcs1 gene encoding hydroxymethylglutaryl-CoA synthase, cytoplasmic isoform X2 codes for MPGSAPISCLGPWPKDVGIIAMELYFPSQYVDQAELEQFDGVSAGKYTVGLGQARMGFCSDREDINSLCLTVVQRLMERNGLSYDSVGRLEVGTETIIDKSKSVKTVIMQLFEDSGNTDVEGIDTTNACYGGTAALFNAVNWVESSSWDGRYALVVAGDIAVYATGSARPTGGAGAVAMLVGPNAPLAFERGLRGTHMQHAYDFYKPDLVSEYPVVDGKLSIECYLSALDRCYSVYRNKIHAQWQREGSEKRFSLEDFGFLVFHSPYCKLVQKSLARLMLNDFLSHPSPNTEDGPFTGLDAFRDVKPEETYFDRDVEKAFMKASSDLFDRKTKPSLLISNENGNMYTPSVYGCLASVIATHTPAQMAGQRVGVFSYGSGFAATLYSLRVTQDHTPGSSLDKLVSSLCDLKVRLDSRKKVSPAVFAENMKLREDTHHLGTSPACVRFRPNMYLEV; via the exons ATGCCTGGATCAGCCCCAATCAGCTGCTTGGGACCATGGCCCAAAGATGTGGGTATCATAGCCATGGAGCTGTACTTCCCCTCTCAGTATGTGGACCAGGCTGAGCTGGAGCAGTTTGATGGGGTTTCAGCCGGTAAATACACCGTGGGCCTGGGTCAAGCTCGTATGGGTTTCTGCTCAGACCGTGAGGACATCAACTCCCTGTGCTTGACGGTGGTCCAGAGGCTGATGGAGAGGAACGGCCTTTCCTACGACAGCGTGGGACGGCTGGAGGTTGGCACAGAGACCATCATCGATAAGTCCAAATCTGTCAAGACTGTCATCATGCAGCTGTTTGAGGACTCGGGGAACACAGATGTGGAGGGCATTGACACTACCAACGCCTGCTACGGGGGGACGGCGGCGCTGTTCAATGCCGTCAACTGGGTGGAGTCCAGCTCATGGGATG GCCGCTATGCGTTGGTGGTTGCTGGGGACATTGCCGTCTACGCCACAGGAAGTGCGAGGCCTACAGGAGGAGCTGGTGCAGTGGCCATGCTGGTCGGACCCAACGCTCCTTTGGCCTTTGAACGAG GTCTGCGAGGAACCCACATGCAGCACGCCTATGACTTCTACAAACCAGACCTGGTGTCAGAGTACCCTGTGGTGGACGGGAAGCTGTCTATTGAGTGCTATCTGAGTGCCTTGGACCGCTGCTACTCGGTGTACCGCAACAAAATCCACGCACAGTGGCAAAGAG AGGGGTCAGAGAAGCGCTTCAGCCTGGAGGACTTTGGTTTTCTAGTGTTCCACTCTCCGTACTGCAAGCTTGTTCAGAAGTCGTTGGCCAGACTGATGCTGAACGACTTCCTGAGCCACCCGAGCCCCAACACTGAAGACGGACCGTTCACCGGCCTCGACGCCTTCAG AGATGTGAAACCAGAGGAGACCTATTTTGACCGGGATGTGGAGAAAGCCTTCATGAAGGCCAGTTCTGACCTGTTTGACAGGAAAACCAAGCCCTCGCTGCTGATCTCCAATGAGAACGGAAACATGTACACCCCATCAGTCTACGGCTGTCTGGCATCCGTCATCGCAAC acacacacctgcacagaTGGCTGGTCAGAGGGTTGGAGTTTTCTCCTACGGCTCAGGATTTGCTGCTACTCTGTATTCTCTCAGAGTCACTCAGGACCACACACCCG gatCCAGTCTTGACAAACTAGTGTCCAGTCTGTGTGACCTTAAGGTCAGACTAGACTCGAGGAAGAAGGTTTCACCTGCAGTCTTCGCTGAGAACATGAAGCTCAGGGAGGACACTCACCACTTAGGTACCAGTCCTGCATGTGTCCGATTCAGGCCAAACATGTACC